The following coding sequences lie in one bacterium genomic window:
- the efp gene encoding elongation factor P, protein MYSASDLKKGLKIEIDGAPYVITEFTFSKPGKGQSIYNCKLKNMVNGATMSKSYRSNDKMDKPDLEEKSLQFSYKDGDDFVFMNENYEQVPILGSVLGPASSFMVEDIAVDVLFHNNRPIEVTLPNFVEKEVIHTEPGARGNTATNVLKPAILDGGFELQVPLFVNEGDIARVDTRTGEYADRVRR, encoded by the coding sequence ATGTATAGTGCATCGGACTTGAAAAAGGGACTGAAGATAGAGATTGATGGGGCTCCATATGTTATTACAGAGTTTACCTTCTCGAAGCCGGGCAAAGGGCAGTCTATATACAACTGTAAGTTGAAAAATATGGTTAATGGGGCTACCATGAGTAAATCCTACAGGTCGAATGACAAGATGGATAAGCCGGACCTGGAAGAGAAATCTTTGCAATTTTCCTATAAGGATGGTGATGACTTTGTTTTCATGAATGAGAACTACGAGCAGGTTCCAATTCTCGGTAGTGTGCTTGGGCCGGCCAGTTCTTTCATGGTAGAAGATATCGCGGTAGATGTTCTTTTCCACAATAATCGGCCTATAGAGGTTACTCTGCCTAATTTCGTTGAGAAAGAGGTTATTCACACGGAACCTGGGGCAAGGGGAAATACGGCTACAAATGTGTTGAAGCCGGCGATCCTTGATGGTGGGTTTGAATTGCAGGTTCCGCTGTTTGTCAACGAAGGAGATATTGCGAGGGTTGATACGCGTACGGGTGAATATGCTGATAGAGTAAGAAGGTAA